One stretch of Micromonospora cremea DNA includes these proteins:
- a CDS encoding isochorismatase family protein, giving the protein MSAAIHVEVLEGLLDEHERAVFETAGYGQRAGFGERPVLLVVDVNYNFCGDRPEPILDSIRSWRNSCGEHAWDALPDIGRLTAAARRRGIPVIYSTGQDPRPDGLDSGRWADKNRRRAEDAVVTRGRGNQIVEQIAPEDPDIVISKPKPSAFFATQLNSLLVELKADSVLVCGATTSGCVRATVIDGFSNNYRMAVVADCTFDRVQLSHRVNLLDMHQKYADVVTLDETLEFLDSLPDSLFPWFSPARTKECG; this is encoded by the coding sequence GTGAGCGCCGCGATCCACGTCGAGGTGCTGGAAGGCCTGCTCGACGAGCATGAGCGCGCGGTCTTCGAGACGGCGGGCTACGGGCAGCGCGCCGGCTTCGGCGAACGCCCGGTCCTGCTGGTCGTCGACGTCAACTACAACTTCTGTGGCGACCGCCCCGAGCCGATCCTGGACTCCATCAGGTCGTGGCGGAACAGCTGTGGCGAGCATGCCTGGGACGCGCTGCCGGACATCGGCAGGCTCACCGCTGCCGCTCGGCGGCGCGGGATTCCGGTCATCTACAGCACGGGCCAGGATCCCCGTCCCGACGGACTCGACTCCGGACGCTGGGCGGACAAGAACCGCCGGCGAGCTGAGGACGCAGTCGTCACACGGGGGCGCGGCAACCAGATCGTGGAGCAGATTGCTCCTGAGGATCCCGACATCGTCATCTCAAAGCCGAAGCCCAGCGCCTTCTTCGCCACACAGCTCAACAGCTTACTCGTGGAGCTGAAGGCCGACTCCGTCCTGGTGTGCGGCGCCACGACCAGTGGCTGCGTGCGGGCCACCGTCATTGACGGCTTCTCCAACAACTACCGGATGGCCGTGGTCGCCGACTGCACCTTTGACCGCGTGCAGCTGTCGCACCGGGTGAACCTGCTGGACATGCATCAAAAGTACGCCGACGTGGTGACCCTCGACGAGACCCTCGAGTTCCTGGACTCGCTCCCGGACAGTCTCTTCCCGTGGTTCTCTCCGGCACGAACGAAAGAGTGTGGATGA
- a CDS encoding FAD-dependent oxidoreductase, which translates to MGHVIVVGGGPVGVVAALAAARSGFEVTVLEAAEQVQDDPRASTLHPSTLEMLDDLGLVDELISVGLVARHFDFWDKPSRSLVARLDHDVLRHETRFPFVVQTEQHKLARIGLHRLAEMPNVEVRLGCTFTSLEQSADSVVVHAQTADGPVRLTGDWVIGCDGGRSAVRKGLGIEFEGYTWPERFVVLTSLFDFADAMSCSYRSYFADPSEWSNLFKVAGEDLKGRWRVVLPTSVGESDEQALSDEASMQRLERICPGASQGEIVHRKIYRVHQRVAAQFRVGRAFLAGDAAHVNNPIGGLGLNCGIHDAVELLEALDDFRGSRNEDVLDAYERRRRDLNIRYVQQQTVSNKKRLEEKDPVVRAQRLDELRAIASSEESQRVFLRRTSLLESVREPHASA; encoded by the coding sequence ATGGGGCACGTGATCGTCGTCGGTGGGGGACCGGTCGGTGTCGTCGCCGCCCTCGCCGCTGCACGAAGCGGCTTCGAGGTAACCGTGCTGGAGGCTGCGGAGCAGGTCCAGGACGACCCGCGAGCCTCCACCCTGCACCCCTCGACCCTCGAGATGCTCGACGACCTGGGCCTGGTCGACGAGTTGATCAGCGTCGGTCTGGTCGCCCGTCACTTCGACTTCTGGGACAAGCCGAGCCGGAGTCTCGTTGCACGGCTCGACCACGACGTCCTGCGTCACGAGACGAGGTTCCCCTTCGTCGTACAGACCGAGCAGCACAAGCTCGCCCGCATCGGCCTGCACAGGCTCGCGGAGATGCCGAATGTCGAAGTGCGGCTAGGGTGCACGTTCACGAGTCTGGAGCAGTCTGCCGACTCTGTCGTCGTCCATGCGCAGACCGCCGACGGGCCGGTCCGGCTTACGGGCGACTGGGTCATCGGGTGCGACGGCGGCCGCAGCGCCGTTCGCAAGGGGCTCGGCATCGAGTTCGAGGGCTACACCTGGCCGGAGCGGTTCGTGGTGCTGACCTCCCTCTTCGACTTCGCCGATGCCATGTCCTGCAGCTACCGCAGCTACTTCGCGGATCCGTCCGAGTGGTCCAACCTGTTCAAGGTCGCAGGCGAGGACCTGAAGGGGCGCTGGCGGGTGGTGCTTCCCACATCAGTCGGGGAGTCCGACGAACAGGCCCTGAGCGACGAGGCGTCCATGCAGCGGCTCGAGCGCATTTGCCCCGGCGCGTCGCAGGGGGAGATCGTGCACCGCAAGATCTACCGGGTGCATCAGCGCGTGGCGGCCCAGTTCAGGGTAGGCCGGGCCTTCCTCGCCGGCGATGCGGCCCACGTGAACAACCCGATCGGCGGCCTCGGGCTCAATTGCGGAATCCACGACGCCGTCGAGCTCCTCGAGGCGTTGGACGACTTCCGCGGCTCCCGAAACGAGGACGTGCTCGACGCCTACGAACGCCGCCGGCGGGACCTCAACATCCGCTATGTGCAGCAGCAGACTGTGAGCAACAAGAAGCGGCTCGAGGAGAAGGACCCGGTCGTGCGAGCCCAGCGGCTCGACGAGCTACGTGCCATCGCGAGCAGCGAGGAGTCGCAGCGGGTGTTCCTGCGCAGGACATCCTTGCTCGAGAGCGTGCGAGAGCCGCACGCCAGCGCATGA
- a CDS encoding flavin-dependent oxidoreductase gives MTHATKDTEVLIVGAGAGGLILALSLKEIGIQCRVYDAVPELTAVGVGINLLPHAVRELDELGLVPALDEVGIRTKDASYYNRFGQHIFTEPAGEAAGYPWPQFSLHRGDMQMVFLNAVRERLGEDSVVTGHRLTHVDLGDDTVTAHFIGPNGEDLPSVRASVLVGADGIKSALRKQFYPDEGDPLYSGLTIWRGATPMPPFLSGANTVRMGWMSVGKLMVYPIRNNIDGQGNQLMNFVATLERPRPDLYDWNAKGRLEDFFPTFKDWHFDFLDVPGMLQKTDPILIYPMVDRDPLPTWTFGRATLLGDAAHPMYPRGSNGAGQAILDARILAGSFKRHGVTDEALHEYDVTRVEATGKVVRMNRANPPDAILREVHERSGDKPFERLSDIVSDEELRAITERYKTVAGFQVDQLKRRRSLV, from the coding sequence ATGACCCATGCAACGAAGGACACCGAGGTTCTGATCGTCGGTGCAGGAGCGGGTGGCCTGATCCTCGCCCTCAGCCTCAAAGAGATCGGCATACAGTGCCGCGTGTACGACGCGGTGCCCGAGCTGACGGCCGTGGGTGTCGGTATCAACCTGCTTCCCCACGCCGTTCGTGAACTCGACGAACTCGGCCTGGTGCCGGCGCTTGACGAAGTCGGTATCCGCACCAAGGACGCGTCCTACTACAACCGGTTCGGCCAGCACATCTTCACCGAGCCCGCAGGCGAAGCGGCCGGCTACCCGTGGCCGCAGTTCTCTCTACACCGCGGTGACATGCAGATGGTGTTCCTGAACGCCGTGCGCGAGCGGCTCGGCGAGGACAGCGTCGTCACCGGTCACCGACTCACCCACGTCGACCTCGGTGACGACACGGTCACCGCCCACTTCATCGGGCCGAACGGCGAGGACCTTCCCTCTGTCCGCGCCTCGGTCCTTGTCGGAGCCGACGGCATCAAGTCCGCGCTGCGCAAGCAGTTCTATCCGGACGAGGGCGACCCCCTCTACTCCGGCCTCACCATCTGGCGCGGCGCGACCCCCATGCCGCCCTTCCTGAGCGGAGCCAACACCGTCCGCATGGGCTGGATGAGCGTCGGCAAGCTCATGGTGTACCCGATCAGGAACAACATCGATGGCCAGGGCAACCAGCTGATGAACTTCGTCGCGACCCTGGAGCGGCCCCGACCCGACTTGTACGACTGGAACGCCAAGGGCAGGCTCGAGGACTTCTTCCCAACCTTCAAGGACTGGCACTTCGACTTCCTCGACGTGCCTGGCATGCTCCAGAAGACCGACCCGATCCTGATCTACCCCATGGTGGACCGCGACCCACTTCCCACGTGGACCTTCGGTCGCGCGACGTTGCTGGGTGACGCCGCCCACCCGATGTACCCGCGAGGCTCCAACGGCGCAGGCCAGGCGATCCTCGACGCACGGATCCTCGCCGGCAGCTTCAAGCGCCATGGCGTGACCGACGAGGCACTCCACGAGTACGACGTCACGCGTGTCGAGGCGACGGGCAAAGTCGTCCGCATGAACCGGGCCAACCCGCCAGACGCCATCCTGCGCGAGGTGCACGAGCGCAGCGGTGACAAGCCGTTCGAGCGCCTGAGCGACATCGTCTCCGACGAGGAACTGCGTGCGATCACGGAGCGGTACAAGACCGTCGCGGGCTTCCAGGTCGACCAGCTCAAGCGGAGGCGGTCGCTCGTATGA
- a CDS encoding MarR family winged helix-turn-helix transcriptional regulator, translating to MDAYFEGVARARYIIRRTFRIFDEVARNSDLEPLQHQALIQILGGGVTEGALPVSRIAERLNVTSAFASRLVQDLEAKELVVRRPSEVDRRVILVEATAHGRRCLTTVSDGVRRDVAYFQSHLTEEDRAAALTVMAFYVGVPLNDDDLESIRSLVQSAIHAQREAAAR from the coding sequence GTGGATGCCTACTTCGAGGGTGTCGCACGCGCTCGCTACATCATCCGGCGCACCTTCCGGATCTTCGACGAGGTGGCCCGCAACTCGGACCTCGAGCCGCTTCAGCACCAGGCGCTCATCCAGATCCTCGGTGGCGGCGTCACCGAGGGAGCCCTCCCCGTGAGCCGGATCGCCGAGCGCCTCAACGTCACGAGTGCCTTCGCGTCGCGACTCGTCCAAGACCTCGAGGCCAAGGAGTTGGTCGTCCGGCGTCCCTCGGAAGTGGACCGCCGGGTCATCCTGGTGGAGGCGACTGCGCACGGTCGCCGGTGCCTCACGACGGTGTCCGACGGCGTCCGGCGCGACGTGGCCTACTTCCAGTCGCACTTGACGGAGGAAGACCGCGCGGCTGCCCTGACCGTCATGGCGTTCTACGTCGGCGTGCCGCTCAACGACGACGACCTGGAGTCCATCAGGAGCCTCGTCCAGTCGGCCATCCACGCACAGCGAGAGGCGGCCGCGAGATGA
- a CDS encoding NAD-dependent succinate-semialdehyde dehydrogenase: MSTDATFDVRNPSTGQPLAAVTDAGPAHGMDALAAASRAQDRWAAVPPRTRGEILLRVHDLLHKRADDFAMLMALEMGKTISEARGEVGYGAEFFRWFSEEAVRVGGGYSQSPTGGSRILTIRQPVGPVLAITPWNFPLAMGARKIAPALAAGCTVVVKPSELAPLTTLALAQVLVEAGVPDGVVNVVTTSRAGGVAEPLIRDQRLRKLTFTGSTAVGKRLIAQSADSVLRVSMELGGNAPFIVFDDVDLDAAVEGALLAKMRNGGQACTAANRFLVHEAVVEQFSQRLADRMSALLVGSATDEETQAGPLVSEAAVRKVERLVSDAATEGARVLTGGCRLESEGFFYAPTVLIDVPVDARLQSEEIFGPVAPITSFSDDEQATALANDTQYGLAAYIFTRDLNKAIRLAERLETGMVGINQGVISNPAAPFGGMKASGLGREGGTQGIEEYLESKYVGIAFS, encoded by the coding sequence GTGAGCACGGACGCCACGTTCGATGTGCGGAATCCTTCCACGGGCCAACCGCTCGCGGCAGTGACCGACGCCGGTCCGGCCCACGGCATGGATGCCCTGGCCGCGGCGTCGCGAGCGCAGGACCGCTGGGCCGCCGTTCCACCACGGACCCGGGGCGAGATCCTGCTCCGGGTGCACGACCTGCTCCATAAGCGGGCCGACGACTTCGCCATGCTCATGGCACTGGAGATGGGAAAGACCATCTCCGAGGCCCGGGGGGAGGTCGGCTACGGCGCCGAGTTCTTCCGGTGGTTCTCCGAGGAGGCCGTCCGCGTCGGTGGCGGATATTCGCAGTCGCCCACGGGCGGCAGTCGGATCCTCACCATACGCCAGCCGGTCGGGCCGGTTCTCGCCATCACGCCGTGGAACTTCCCGCTCGCCATGGGCGCTCGCAAGATCGCGCCCGCGTTGGCAGCCGGATGCACCGTTGTGGTCAAGCCCTCCGAGCTCGCACCGTTGACCACTCTTGCGTTGGCGCAGGTCCTCGTCGAGGCCGGCGTGCCCGACGGCGTGGTCAACGTCGTGACAACCAGCCGGGCCGGCGGTGTCGCCGAGCCGCTCATTCGGGATCAGCGCCTGCGTAAGTTGACGTTCACCGGCTCAACTGCTGTCGGCAAGCGCCTGATCGCCCAGTCAGCAGACTCCGTGCTGCGCGTGTCCATGGAGCTGGGAGGAAACGCCCCGTTCATCGTCTTCGACGATGTCGACCTGGACGCTGCGGTGGAAGGTGCCCTTCTCGCCAAGATGCGCAACGGCGGCCAAGCCTGTACTGCGGCGAACCGCTTCCTCGTGCACGAGGCCGTCGTCGAGCAGTTCTCGCAGCGCCTAGCCGACCGAATGAGCGCTCTCCTCGTCGGATCAGCGACCGACGAGGAGACGCAGGCCGGCCCACTGGTCAGCGAGGCCGCGGTGCGGAAGGTGGAGCGGCTGGTCTCCGACGCGGCGACGGAGGGAGCCCGGGTTCTGACCGGGGGCTGCCGACTCGAGAGTGAAGGCTTCTTCTACGCGCCGACCGTGCTGATCGATGTGCCGGTCGACGCACGGCTGCAGTCGGAGGAGATCTTCGGTCCGGTCGCTCCGATCACCAGCTTTTCCGACGACGAGCAGGCAACAGCTCTTGCCAACGACACACAGTATGGCCTCGCCGCCTACATCTTCACCCGCGACCTGAATAAAGCGATCCGGCTGGCTGAGCGGCTTGAAACGGGAATGGTCGGTATCAACCAGGGAGTGATCTCCAACCCGGCCGCGCCGTTCGGTGGTATGAAGGCGTCGGGCCTCGGTAGAGAGGGTGGAACCCAGGGAATCGAGGAATATCTCGAGAGCAAGTACGTGGGAATCGCCTTTTCCTAG
- a CDS encoding MFS transporter produces MGVGPLTHYALSALGPLVVSDLGLSATEFGGLWLVAFGTAAACTPGFGRLTDHLGAQRMLRLTFVCAGAAMVAVSMSHSLVPLVLGVGLAGMAVASSNPATNLAVAGSVTVGRQGLVVGAKQSGVQASQLLAGLALPGLAVVLGWRVAILLCGALAVLGFAATRWVVGPAAPRAARAGAPRAAMDPSVWWLATYALVTGAVIQATNVYLPLYAHDVLGHSVSEAGLVSATLGGTGVLARLVWGRVMDRILDTPSLLTGLAVLAGVGLAVCGLAAAVSDLMVWLGAAIFGASALAANVVIMMTVVRTAPSGSVGRATGWTSLGLYAGFMVGPLTFGMFVDSAAGYRGAWSYLCALTVILVVITACWKQFGRHADDASGSEAARAGAGGARGPG; encoded by the coding sequence ATGGGGGTCGGTCCGCTGACGCACTATGCCTTGAGTGCGCTGGGTCCCTTGGTCGTCTCCGACCTCGGGTTGTCGGCGACCGAGTTCGGCGGCCTCTGGCTTGTCGCCTTCGGTACGGCGGCCGCCTGCACCCCCGGATTCGGGCGGCTCACCGACCACCTCGGTGCCCAACGGATGCTTCGGCTCACCTTCGTCTGTGCGGGGGCGGCCATGGTGGCCGTGAGCATGTCGCACTCGCTGGTCCCACTGGTGCTCGGCGTGGGTCTCGCCGGCATGGCGGTCGCCAGCTCCAACCCTGCGACGAACCTCGCGGTGGCCGGCTCGGTGACCGTCGGGCGACAAGGGCTCGTCGTGGGAGCGAAGCAGTCAGGGGTGCAGGCAAGCCAACTGCTGGCAGGTCTCGCCCTCCCAGGACTTGCCGTGGTGCTCGGCTGGCGCGTGGCGATTCTGCTCTGTGGGGCGTTGGCGGTCCTCGGGTTCGCGGCCACCCGATGGGTCGTGGGCCCCGCGGCTCCACGCGCCGCGCGAGCCGGCGCCCCCCGTGCGGCCATGGACCCCAGCGTGTGGTGGTTGGCCACCTACGCGCTGGTGACCGGTGCCGTCATCCAGGCGACGAACGTCTACCTGCCGCTCTATGCCCACGACGTGCTCGGCCACTCGGTGAGCGAGGCCGGGCTGGTCTCGGCCACGCTCGGCGGGACCGGCGTGCTGGCACGCCTTGTGTGGGGGCGGGTGATGGACCGCATCCTCGATACGCCGTCGCTCCTGACCGGGTTGGCGGTCCTGGCGGGCGTGGGCTTGGCGGTATGCGGTCTCGCCGCCGCCGTCAGTGACCTGATGGTCTGGCTGGGTGCCGCGATCTTCGGAGCGAGTGCCTTGGCTGCGAACGTCGTGATCATGATGACGGTGGTGCGCACCGCGCCCAGTGGCTCGGTAGGCCGCGCCACCGGTTGGACCTCACTGGGGCTCTATGCCGGCTTCATGGTCGGGCCGCTCACTTTCGGCATGTTCGTCGACTCGGCGGCCGGCTACCGCGGCGCGTGGTCGTACCTGTGCGCACTGACCGTAATCCTCGTCGTCATCACGGCCTGCTGGAAGCAGTTCGGTAGGCACGCCGATGACGCCAGTGGGTCCGAGGCCGCCCGGGCCGGCGCCGGCGGTGCGCGAGGACCTGGCTAG
- a CDS encoding LysR substrate-binding domain-containing protein, whose protein sequence is MGAVDLVIGDEYDGHPRPRPAGLRFVLLHEEPLKVVLPATHPLAGPGEPVAVALLRSDVWATSAEGTGHHAMVVGICRSLGGYQSDLLHRSNDATFNSNSSPSREPSR, encoded by the coding sequence TTGGGTGCGGTCGACCTCGTGATCGGCGACGAGTATGACGGGCATCCACGGCCCCGCCCGGCAGGGCTGCGCTTCGTACTCCTGCATGAGGAGCCACTGAAGGTGGTGTTGCCAGCGACGCACCCGCTGGCCGGGCCAGGAGAACCTGTCGCGGTCGCCTTGCTGCGGTCCGACGTCTGGGCCACCTCTGCCGAGGGGACCGGCCATCACGCCATGGTCGTCGGGATCTGCCGGTCCCTCGGCGGATACCAGTCCGACCTGCTGCACCGCTCCAACGACGCGACGTTCAACTCGAACTCGTCCCCGTCACGGGAGCCGTCGCGTTGA
- a CDS encoding DUF6745 domain-containing protein: MVLPRYGPDEAEHLDAWANLARSCGWWWPGEDVCVVVDRPSEIQTEPVSAMVHEPVRLRPRGVRYRGGWHPLLKL; the protein is encoded by the coding sequence TTGGTCTTGCCCCGGTACGGGCCGGACGAGGCCGAGCACCTCGACGCGTGGGCCAACCTGGCCCGCTCCTGCGGCTGGTGGTGGCCGGGCGAGGACGTCTGCGTCGTGGTGGACCGGCCCTCGGAGATCCAAACCGAGCCGGTCTCCGCAATGGTGCACGAGCCGGTCCGACTGCGACCTCGTGGTGTGCGCTACCGCGGCGGCTGGCACCCGCTCCTGAAACTGTGA
- a CDS encoding GlcG/HbpS family heme-binding protein → MLTVIRLGRDDAAVLVEGARQAAVDLGIPMSIAVTDESGHLIMFEQMDGAKVSSIATAIDKAFTGAAARKGTHIYNQLCVPGEPTFGIHNTNGGRFSVIGGGLPVVVDDQVVGGIGISSGTAGEDLEVAQAAVNHFMKFHADRG, encoded by the coding sequence ATGCTGACCGTCATCAGGCTCGGACGAGACGACGCCGCCGTACTCGTGGAGGGCGCGCGTCAGGCCGCCGTCGACCTGGGCATCCCGATGAGCATCGCGGTGACCGACGAAAGCGGACACCTGATCATGTTCGAGCAGATGGACGGCGCCAAGGTGAGCAGCATCGCCACCGCGATCGACAAGGCCTTCACCGGTGCCGCCGCTCGCAAGGGGACCCATATCTACAACCAGCTCTGTGTCCCCGGGGAGCCGACCTTCGGCATCCACAACACGAACGGCGGTCGTTTCTCCGTGATCGGCGGTGGACTCCCCGTCGTCGTCGACGACCAGGTGGTCGGCGGCATCGGCATCAGCTCCGGAACCGCGGGGGAGGACCTCGAGGTGGCCCAGGCTGCCGTCAACCACTTCATGAAGTTCCATGCCGACCGTGGTTGA
- a CDS encoding dihydrodipicolinate synthase family protein, whose amino-acid sequence MTIPGLVVPPLTPFTAELTVDYDALKHGVDYVVKDCDAAMVIAAGVEAQEYQYLDLPQRRELIRKTIEFVDGRRPVVVGVSHPSFKVSIDLTHFAEELGASAVQLLAPLRPFGGEPSPRDLERYVDAVAGETSLPLMLYLNAGAGATVSPEATIALASRDSIGFVKESSRDLSRVSRLIEEIDQAGLAHYFTTVQMMLISLQLGGSGVTLPPPAAKIASLILQSFLKGDVAEAVRLQRQFSLYPAKWMRYGLTPTMKASLNLLGVPAGAPYPPYSPVTGEDLDDLRAFLTTTDLEIVEEL is encoded by the coding sequence ATGACCATCCCCGGTCTCGTGGTTCCCCCGCTGACTCCGTTCACCGCAGAGCTGACCGTGGACTACGACGCGCTGAAGCACGGTGTCGACTACGTGGTGAAAGACTGTGACGCTGCCATGGTGATCGCGGCGGGCGTCGAGGCGCAGGAGTACCAGTACCTCGACCTCCCGCAGCGGCGGGAGCTGATCCGCAAAACGATCGAGTTCGTCGATGGGCGCCGACCGGTCGTGGTCGGCGTCTCCCACCCGTCGTTCAAAGTCAGCATCGACCTCACTCACTTCGCAGAGGAGCTGGGCGCAAGCGCCGTGCAACTGCTGGCGCCGCTTCGGCCCTTCGGCGGCGAGCCTTCACCCCGGGATCTGGAGCGCTACGTCGACGCCGTGGCCGGCGAGACATCGCTGCCGCTCATGCTCTACCTCAACGCCGGAGCCGGAGCCACCGTGTCCCCCGAAGCGACCATCGCGCTCGCGAGCCGGGACAGCATCGGGTTCGTCAAGGAGAGTTCACGCGATCTCTCAAGAGTGTCGCGGCTGATCGAAGAAATTGACCAGGCCGGCCTGGCGCACTACTTCACCACCGTGCAGATGATGCTGATCAGCCTTCAGCTCGGCGGATCCGGTGTGACGCTGCCGCCGCCCGCCGCGAAGATCGCATCGCTGATCCTGCAGTCGTTCCTCAAGGGCGACGTTGCCGAGGCGGTACGGCTACAACGGCAGTTCTCGCTGTATCCGGCGAAGTGGATGCGATACGGCCTGACACCAACGATGAAGGCGTCGCTGAATCTTCTGGGCGTGCCAGCCGGTGCCCCGTACCCGCCGTACTCGCCGGTGACCGGAGAGGACCTCGACGACCTGCGTGCCTTCCTCACGACGACCGACCTAGAGATAGTGGAGGAACTCTGA
- a CDS encoding alpha/beta hydrolase, with protein sequence MGKAHDLTRRSFLGAAAGTATAAAIGATASPAMAGGGVAEGQLQPEGQADMAAAGHGGKSVAAITYRTTSRPGWVPDDFVAPKNARQQFLTIDAIDGFKVDAVLFEPSNKKPSDTTLVLRVHGSGGNYLGFEMPGLSAAGYAVLAINTRQHDDNGETDNFFDIRKDIEAAFFTAVDLGYKKIVLNGRSLGNIQVQFYAATNWDPRIRGVILPSMFAKLPWKSRHLLTQDEQNYNQLFNESMQFLAAGRVDEILPTEMRGGGGSPSRTGPVTGQHFLSYRWEATSAADGTYWIKRIPVPILMMRGDQDTTIRDFEPNWLLAEANSEGSLVPSIKFVEIPGGSHSLNENPEAVLEAEVSWLKSLGL encoded by the coding sequence ATGGGCAAAGCACACGATCTGACCCGCCGGAGTTTCCTCGGGGCGGCCGCGGGAACGGCTACGGCGGCAGCGATTGGCGCCACCGCGAGCCCGGCGATGGCAGGGGGTGGCGTCGCCGAGGGCCAACTCCAGCCCGAGGGCCAGGCGGACATGGCCGCCGCCGGTCATGGCGGCAAGTCCGTCGCGGCGATCACCTACCGGACGACCTCCAGGCCCGGTTGGGTGCCCGACGACTTCGTGGCGCCGAAGAACGCACGGCAGCAGTTCCTCACCATCGACGCCATCGACGGGTTCAAGGTCGACGCCGTACTCTTCGAACCCAGTAACAAGAAGCCGAGCGACACCACGCTGGTGCTCAGGGTCCACGGCAGCGGCGGAAACTACCTGGGATTCGAGATGCCAGGGTTGTCGGCGGCGGGCTACGCCGTACTGGCGATCAACACCCGGCAACACGACGACAACGGCGAGACAGACAACTTCTTCGACATCCGGAAGGACATCGAGGCAGCCTTCTTCACCGCCGTCGACCTGGGATACAAGAAGATCGTCCTGAACGGTCGCAGCCTCGGCAACATCCAGGTCCAGTTCTACGCCGCCACGAACTGGGACCCCCGCATTCGCGGAGTCATCCTACCGTCGATGTTCGCCAAACTGCCGTGGAAGTCGCGTCATCTCCTCACCCAAGACGAGCAGAACTACAACCAGCTCTTCAACGAGTCGATGCAGTTCCTGGCGGCGGGACGAGTTGACGAGATCCTGCCGACCGAGATGCGCGGCGGCGGCGGGAGTCCGAGCCGGACTGGACCGGTGACCGGGCAGCACTTCCTGTCCTACCGGTGGGAGGCCACCAGCGCCGCGGACGGCACCTACTGGATCAAGCGCATTCCCGTCCCCATCCTCATGATGCGTGGCGACCAGGACACCACCATCCGGGACTTCGAGCCCAACTGGCTACTGGCCGAGGCCAATTCCGAGGGCTCGCTGGTCCCGAGCATCAAGTTCGTGGAGATCCCCGGCGGCAGCCACAGCCTCAACGAGAACCCCGAGGCCGTACTCGAAGCCGAAGTGAGCTGGCTGAAGAGCCTGGGCCTCTGA